The following are encoded together in the Lagopus muta isolate bLagMut1 chromosome Z, bLagMut1 primary, whole genome shotgun sequence genome:
- the LOC125687393 gene encoding uncharacterized protein LOC125687393: protein MEKPELSPSLQHQRIISLPKCCTPLLVPSPRESLCCLLSHHVALCLAASASLCPLALPSCSANLLRIRSAHGHSGTRSAVRLCAPGLLPARRRHARSGARLCGDPRPAASCHRLVPAAGGLRAPAARSTAAGAAAQLGSEGRRGAGCQLPAGRSPWRGGSRGPGAGLGPSTRRSLLLPTIFLQTGTGEAKRRAGGRLRLPPLLLRCPLQPLPQGYYYNHVERTESEQGAGAFVYPCAT, encoded by the exons ATGGAGAAGCCTGAACTTTCACCAAGCCTGCAGCAT CAGCGTATCATCTCCCTACCAAAGTGCTGTACTCCTCTCTTGGTGCCGTCACCGCGGGAGTCTTTGTGCTGCCTTCTGAGCCACCATGTTGCGCTCTGCTTGGCTGCCTCTGCCTCGCTGTGTCCCCTCGCTCTGCCCTCTTGCTCTGCAAATCTGCTCAGAATCAGGTCCGCTCACGGTCACTCTGGGACGCGCAGTGCGGTCCGGCTGTGCGCGCCTGGCCTCTTGCCAGCCCGCCGCAGGCACGCACGGTCCGGAGCCAGACTTTGCGGCGATCCCCGCCCTGCCGCCTCGTGCCACCGCCTCGTCCCGGCCGCGGGCGGGCTCCGTGCACCTGCGGCTCGCAGCACGGCTGCCGGAGCCGCGGCTCAGCTCGGATCGGAAGGCCGGCGCGGGGCAGGGTGTCAGCTCCCAGCGGGCCGCTCGCCCTGGAGGGGCGGCTCTCGGGGTCCCGGCGCGGGTCTCGGCCCCTCGACGCGGCgctccctgctcctgcccacCATTTTCTTACAGACGGGCACCGGCGAGGCGaagcggcgggcgggcggccgcCTTCGtctccctccccttctcctcaGATGCCCTTTGCAGCCGCTGCCGCAGGGTTATTATTACA ATCATGTAGAAAGGACAGAAAGTGAGCAGGGAGCGGGGGCTTTTGTCT ATCCTTGTGCTACCTGA